In Flammeovirgaceae bacterium 311, one DNA window encodes the following:
- a CDS encoding beta-Ig-H3/fasciclin (COG2335 Secreted and surface protein containing fasciclin-like repeats) yields the protein MATGTTTGTTGTVGTTGTTGTTGTVGTTGTTTNDPMYDGTAAGTGISTQQMSNDEVDYADMFEDIDNTEQYDVLALARMNPNLSTFVQLVESANLTPSITAAGPITVFIPTNDAFTNLTAERYAELTDPQNRAELIRVLNMHVMAQEVTTASFTGRQVIDLANGEQIRVETATTGAGAAPGARANDITIGGAQIVKPDIEASNGIIHVVDGVFTTEDVTGPGMQR from the coding sequence ATGGCAACTGGTACCACTACCGGTACTACTGGAACCGTAGGTACGACCGGAACCACTGGAACCACTGGAACCGTGGGTACAACTGGTACCACGACCAATGATCCTATGTATGATGGAACGGCTGCAGGTACAGGAATTTCAACCCAGCAGATGTCTAATGACGAAGTTGACTATGCAGATATGTTTGAAGACATAGACAACACTGAGCAGTATGACGTCCTGGCTCTTGCCCGCATGAATCCTAACTTGTCTACCTTCGTTCAGCTGGTAGAAAGTGCAAACCTGACTCCTTCTATTACTGCCGCAGGTCCGATCACTGTATTTATTCCAACCAATGATGCATTCACAAATTTGACTGCAGAACGTTATGCTGAATTAACTGACCCCCAGAACCGTGCAGAACTCATTAGAGTACTTAATATGCACGTAATGGCGCAGGAGGTTACTACTGCTAGTTTCACTGGCAGGCAGGTAATTGATCTGGCCAATGGTGAGCAGATTCGGGTAGAGACTGCTACTACCGGTGCTGGTGCAGCTCCCGGTGCGAGGGCTAATGACATTACTATTGGTGGTGCACAGATTGTGAAGCCAGATATTGAGGCTTCCAATGGTATCATACATGTAGTTGATGGTGTTTTCACCACCGAAGATGTAACAGGACCAGGAATGCAGCGATAA